From a region of the Triticum aestivum cultivar Chinese Spring chromosome 7D, IWGSC CS RefSeq v2.1, whole genome shotgun sequence genome:
- the LOC123170888 gene encoding uncharacterized protein yields MAAVRRMRPALLVIVAALMLLAVLGEARPLGGADWAAAGGTPLPAAGGASTVVQALRRLYMQQLGSGPGPSCGTNSPNVHCP; encoded by the coding sequence ATGGCCGCCGTGAGGAGGATGAGGCCCGCTCTGCTGGTGATCGTGGCAGCGCTCATGCTGCTGGCGGTGCTCGGCGAGGCGCGGCCGCTGGGTGGCGCCGACTGGGCGGCCGCCGGAGGGACCCCgctgccggccgcgggcggcgcgtCGACCGTGGTCCAGGCGCTCCGGCGGCTGTACATGCAGCAGCTGGGCAGCGGGCCGGGCCCCTCGTGCGGCACCAACAGCCCAAACGTCCACTGCCCGTAG